In one Streptomyces sp. T12 genomic region, the following are encoded:
- a CDS encoding DUF6104 family protein — protein sequence MYFTDRGIEELEKRRGQEEITFEWLAEQLRTFVDLNPDFEVPVERLATWLARLDDEDDDV from the coding sequence ATGTACTTCACCGACCGAGGCATCGAAGAACTGGAGAAGCGGCGCGGCCAGGAGGAGATCACCTTCGAGTGGCTGGCCGAGCAGCTGCGCACCTTCGTCGACCTGAACCCGGACTTCGAGGTGCCGGTCGAGCGGCTGGCGACGTGGCTGGCCCGGCTGGACGACGAGGACGACGACGTGTAG
- a CDS encoding CU044_2847 family protein, whose product MAELLRIAMGDEDGEGQLVVEVDDDEPGMVRASRVGDRMREASVSLEEALVPIRRAAEATLRTFQAAQPDTVELEFGVKLNASAGAVLTKAGVEGHLVVKLGWERKDPGV is encoded by the coding sequence ATGGCCGAGCTGCTGCGGATCGCCATGGGCGACGAGGACGGCGAGGGACAGCTGGTCGTCGAGGTCGACGACGACGAGCCCGGCATGGTCCGCGCCTCCCGCGTCGGCGACCGGATGCGCGAGGCCTCCGTCTCCCTGGAGGAGGCCCTGGTCCCCATCCGGCGCGCCGCGGAGGCGACCCTGCGCACCTTCCAGGCGGCCCAGCCCGACACGGTGGAGCTGGAGTTCGGCGTGAAGCTCAACGCCAGCGCGGGGGCCGTGCTGACCAAAGCAGGCGTCGAGGGCCATCTCGTCGTCAAGCTCGGCTGGGAGCGGAAGGACCCCGGCGTGTGA